The genomic region CGAAATCTACCTGCTGGCGATGGCCGGGCTGGGTGTCGAGCCTTCCGAGGCCGTCGTGTTCGAGGATTCGATTCCGGGGATTCAGGCGGGACTGGCTTCCGGGGCGAAAGTCGTCGGGCTGGCCACTACCCACCAGCCGGAAGAACTGACCAACGTAAGCCTGGTCGTGCGCGACTTTACGGAACTGCGTCTGGAACAGTTGATGGACATGCCGGTCTCCGAACGTTCCTACGGCCGGACGGGAAGCGCAGATTTCACGGAAAAATAATCGAGCTCAGGCCGCCCTACCTGGGTTTTCAGCGCGGAGTTGGCTTATTTTTGCCCCACCAAATTGATCATCATGAACAGATTCATTGCCGTTGGCTTGCTGGGCTGTACCCTGCTCTCCGCTTGTCAGTCCTCCCGAAACACCGCTCAATCTACTCAAAAGCCCGTCACCACCCTTGCCTTTGGTTCGTGCAGCGACCAGAAACGGCCGCAACCGCTTTGGGATGACATCGTTGCCCAAAAACCGGACGTCTGGGTCTGGCTCGGGGACAACATTTACGGGGATTCGGAAAATATGGACACGTTGAAGGCGAAATACAACCGCCAGAAGTCCAATCCGGTCTACCAGCAACTGCGGCAATCGACGTCCATCATTGGGGTTTGGGACGACCACGACTACGGCGTCAACGATGGCGGCAAGGAATACCCGCGCCGGAAAGAAAGCCAGCAGCTGATGCTCGATTTTCTGGACGTTCCCGCCAGCAGCCCGCTTCGTCGGCAGGAAGGCGGCTACTCCGCGCACGTTTACGGTCCGAAAGGGCAGCGGGTGAAGGTGATCCTGCTGGACGCCCGCTACTTCCGCGATCCGCTGAAAAAAGATGGCCGGGCCAACGTGCCGGACCCCACGGGCGACATGCTGGGCGAAGCGCAGTGGCAATGGCTGGAGCGCGAACTGACGGGCTCGGATGCCGACGTGCACATCATCGGCAGCGGCGTTCAGGTGTTGCCGGAAGAACATCCGTACGAGAAATGGGCCAACTTCCCAACCTCCCGCCAGCGATTGCTGGACCTTTTGGCCAAAACCAAGCCCAAAGGAGCCCTATTCATCAGCGGCGACCGGCACATGGCGGAGGTGTCGAAGGTAAGTATTCCGGGGCTGGGTTATGACGTTTTCGACATCACCAGCAGCGGCCTGACGCACGTTTCGAAGCCGCACGAGGAACCCAACCGGCACCGGGTCGGCGCCATGATCACCCAGCTCAATTATGGGCTCATCACGATCAACTGGGGCCAGAAACCGCTGACGGCTACGGTTCGCATCAACGGCGACGAGCGAGCCACTCACCTGGTGCAGGAAATCCGGTTTTGACCCGGCGGCGCCATTTAATTAGGAAATTTTAACAAAAAAGTAAGGCAGCGGTCGTTAATTTTGCAGCTTACCCTCAACCCAAAAGGGATGTTGCCACAAAAACCACTGATTCGTCTGTTCCTGTTTATCCTGCTGCTGGCTTCTGCCGGAACGCTGCAGGCCCAGAGCACGCAGAAATACGTGCTGGGTCGCCTGCTGGATCAGGACACCAAAAAAGGCGTCAACCGGGCGGTGGTCCTCAACAAACGCACGGGCCAGAAAGCCCGGACCAACGAAGCCGGTCGGTTCGTGGTGCTGGCCCTGCCCGGTGATTCGCTGATTGCCACCAGCCAGACGCACGCCCGGTCGGGCATTCGCTGGAACGGTGTTCAGGAAGAGCAGGTCATGTATTCAAAACGCGAACTGTCTGATGAAAAGGTCGTTCAGCTCAATGAAGTAACCGTCATCGGCAAGCATGAAGAAGAGCTGCGCCGGGAGTTGCAGCGGGCGCTGGCCGAGCCGGAGCTGCGCGAAAAGCTGACCGGCGATCAGGTCCTTTCGCTGGCGCAGTCGCCCGTGACGCTGCTTTACGAGGCGTTCAGCAAAAAGGCCAAAGCCGACCGGAAAGCGGCCGTTCTCTGGCAGAAATACCGCTGGAAACAACTCGCCGAATACCGCTTCCGGCTGGTCGCGGGCAACGCCACGGACCTGAGCGGCGACAAACTCGACCAGTTTATGGACTACTGTAAGCTGG from Tellurirhabdus rosea harbors:
- a CDS encoding alkaline phosphatase D family protein, whose protein sequence is MNRFIAVGLLGCTLLSACQSSRNTAQSTQKPVTTLAFGSCSDQKRPQPLWDDIVAQKPDVWVWLGDNIYGDSENMDTLKAKYNRQKSNPVYQQLRQSTSIIGVWDDHDYGVNDGGKEYPRRKESQQLMLDFLDVPASSPLRRQEGGYSAHVYGPKGQRVKVILLDARYFRDPLKKDGRANVPDPTGDMLGEAQWQWLERELTGSDADVHIIGSGVQVLPEEHPYEKWANFPTSRQRLLDLLAKTKPKGALFISGDRHMAEVSKVSIPGLGYDVFDITSSGLTHVSKPHEEPNRHRVGAMITQLNYGLITINWGQKPLTATVRINGDERATHLVQEIRF